One window from the genome of Deinococcus cellulosilyticus NBRC 106333 = KACC 11606 encodes:
- a CDS encoding Fur family transcriptional regulator: MGVVRFTRQRQAILDVVQSTDVHPDASWVYAQVKQVMPNISLGTVYRSLEALADDGYLVKIHSAGDVTRYDARKEDHHHAVCKCCGKILDVFSPHMRELKKALAALPAGFELQEVRLEFHGICPECASRRSQS, translated from the coding sequence ATGGGAGTGGTTCGTTTCACCCGGCAGCGTCAGGCCATTCTGGATGTGGTGCAAAGCACCGATGTGCATCCGGATGCCTCATGGGTGTATGCACAGGTCAAGCAGGTGATGCCCAACATCAGCCTGGGAACCGTGTACCGCTCACTGGAAGCCCTCGCAGACGATGGTTATCTGGTGAAGATCCACAGCGCTGGAGACGTCACCCGTTACGATGCCCGCAAGGAAGACCACCACCACGCTGTCTGCAAATGTTGCGGCAAGATTCTGGATGTCTTCTCTCCCCACATGCGTGAGCTCAAAAAAGCTCTGGCAGCCCTCCCTGCGGGTTTTGAGCTGCAGGAAGTCCGGCTGGAGTTTCACGGCATCTGCCCCGAGTGTGCCAGCCGCAGAAGCCAGAGCTGA